One part of the Caproiciproducens sp. CPB-2 genome encodes these proteins:
- a CDS encoding BclA C-terminal domain-containing protein has translation MVPLTATLVVIEDDIVTPTGPTGPTGPTGAAGATGPTGATGDTGPIGTTGDTGPTGAAGDTGPTGTTGDTGPTGATGDTGPTGATGDTGPTGATGDTGPTGATGDTGPTGATGDTGPTGATGDTGPTGATGDTGPTGATGDTGPTGATGATGPTGAAGATGPTGATGDTGPIGTTGDTGPTGATGDTGPTGATGNTGPTGTAGATGDTGPAGATGDTGPTGATGDTGPTGAAGDTGPTGATGDTGPAGATGDTGPTGATGDTGPTGATGDTGPTGATGDTGPTGATGDTGPTGATGDTGPTGVTGDTGPTGATGDTGPTGATGDTGPTGATGDTGPTGATGDTGPTGATGDTGPTGAIGDTGPTGVAGDTGPTGATGDTGPTGAIGDTGPIGDTGDTGPTGATGDTGPTGATGDTGPIGDTGDTGPTGATGDTGPTGATGDTGPTGATGDTGPTGATGDTGPTGATGDTGPTGATGDTGPAGAAGVAGLLGDIGPTGPTGPSVTENSMSAQNATGDTIATVAGGTSIALPDNQNLDSFTVDGANTIFTVPSTGTYLVTYQINVTAGLLVSTQVLQNSTAIPGSVFSPLVSVSAFSATTIVPLTAGDQLQLQFFGLLGTATLQDGAGATLTVIRLA, from the coding sequence ATGGTGCCGTTAACCGCGACCCTCGTCGTAATTGAGGATGATATTGTTACTCCGACCGGCCCCACTGGCCCGACCGGTCCGACAGGTGCGGCTGGAGCCACCGGCCCAACAGGGGCTACAGGTGACACAGGTCCTATAGGAACAACTGGGGATACTGGTCCTACGGGAGCAGCCGGAGATACCGGTCCGACAGGGACTACCGGAGACACAGGTCCAACGGGAGCAACTGGAGATACCGGTCCTACGGGAGCAACCGGGGATACAGGTCCGACAGGGGCAACTGGTGATACAGGTCCTACAGGAGCAACCGGGGATACCGGTCCAACGGGAGCAACTGGAGACACAGGTCCAACAGGAGCAACCGGAGACACAGGTCCAACAGGAGCAACCGGAGACACCGGTCCAACAGGAGCAACCGGAGACACCGGTCCAACAGGAGCAACCGGAGCCACCGGTCCGACAGGTGCGGCTGGAGCCACCGGCCCAACAGGGGCTACAGGTGACACAGGTCCTATAGGAACAACTGGGGATACTGGTCCTACGGGAGCAACCGGAGATACCGGTCCAACGGGAGCAACCGGAAACACAGGTCCTACGGGAACAGCTGGTGCAACCGGGGATACCGGTCCGGCGGGAGCAACCGGAGATACCGGTCCAACGGGAGCAACTGGAGATACCGGCCCGACAGGGGCGGCCGGAGATACCGGCCCTACAGGAGCAACCGGAGACACCGGCCCGGCAGGAGCAACCGGAGATACCGGTCCGACAGGAGCGACTGGAGACACCGGTCCGACGGGAGCAACCGGAGACACCGGCCCTACAGGAGCGACTGGAGATACCGGCCCTACAGGAGCAACCGGAGATACCGGCCCTACAGGGGCTACCGGGGATACCGGTCCAACAGGAGTAACCGGAGACACCGGCCCTACAGGAGCAACCGGAGACACCGGCCCGACAGGGGCTACCGGGGATACCGGCCCGACGGGGGCAACTGGTGATACAGGTCCTACAGGAGCAACCGGAGACACAGGCCCGACAGGAGCAACCGGCGATACCGGCCCGACAGGAGCAATCGGAGATACCGGCCCGACAGGAGTAGCCGGGGATACCGGTCCAACGGGAGCAACCGGCGATACCGGCCCGACAGGAGCAATCGGAGATACCGGCCCGATAGGGGATACCGGAGACACAGGTCCTACGGGAGCAACCGGAGACACCGGCCCTACAGGAGCAACCGGAGATACCGGCCCGATAGGGGATACCGGAGATACCGGTCCGACAGGAGCAACCGGGGATACAGGTCCTACGGGAGCAACTGGAGATACCGGCCCGACAGGGGCTACCGGGGATACCGGCCCTACAGGAGCAACCGGAGATACCGGTCCGACAGGAGCAACCGGGGATACAGGTCCTACGGGAGCAACTGGAGATACCGGCCCGGCAGGAGCGGCCGGTGTTGCAGGCCTACTTGGAGACATCGGACCCACCGGACCCACTGGGCCTTCTGTCACAGAGAACTCCATGAGTGCACAAAATGCCACAGGTGACACGATCGCCACGGTGGCAGGCGGTACCTCGATAGCCCTGCCTGACAACCAGAACCTGGATAGCTTCACTGTCGATGGGGCAAACACAATCTTTACTGTTCCCAGTACGGGCACCTATCTGGTAACTTACCAGATTAACGTAACCGCGGGTCTGCTCGTGTCTACTCAGGTACTCCAAAACAGCACGGCGATTCCCGGATCTGTTTTTTCTCCCCTCGTTTCCGTCTCAGCCTTCAGCGCCACTACCATTGTTCCACTGACTGCCGGAGATCAGCTTCAGCTTCAGTTCTTCGGCTTGCTGGGTACGGCAACACTTCAGGACGGTGCAGGTGCCACCCTTACTGTAATACGTCTTGCGTAA